CGAACCCGCTTAAGAATATAAAAGAAGGCACCGCAAACTGGCTGAACTTGTTTATGAACAAAAACGGAGGGAACATGGAAGTGCCCAGTGTCTCAGCCAACGTGCGTGAAGTGGCATGAATGGCGATCACCGCAAAAATAGCGATTGCCCGAAAAATATCAAGCTGTGGTATTCTTTCCTTTTGAGCCATTATGATTCCTCCTGTTTACGCAGCTCGCGGAGCGGATTCCCGCCAACGAACGAACCGGCAGCAACATCCTTGTGAACCACCGATCCCGCCGCAACCGTAGCCCCATCCCCAATCGTAACCCCAGGGAGAATAGTCGTGTTAGCCCCAATCATTACATTCTCGCCGATAATAACTTCACCGAGCCGGTACTCCTTAATGAGATACTCATGGGCCAGGATTGTAGTGTTATAGCCGATAACCGTATTCTCCCCAATAGAGATCTTCTCCGGAAAAAAAACATCCACCATCGCCATAAGTCCAAACGCAGTATGCTTACCTATCTTCATCCCGAGCACCCGGCGGTAAATCCAGTTCTTAAGCGGCAGAATCGGGCAATAACGGGCAATCTGGATAAAAATAAAATTGCGTACACCCTTCCATGGGCTGACCGTACGGTAAATATGCCAGAGCGAATTATGCCCCTCCACGGGATAACGGGTTATCTTTCTCACGGCTGCATAGTCTCCTGCTCCACAATTGAGTACAAGTCCTTCATCTCCTGGATGATGTAATCCGGCTCATAGGTGCGCAGCACAGCCTCACCCTTAAGCGACCAGGCTACCCCTGCTACACGCACACCTGCTGCCTTGGCAGACTGAATATCGACAGCACTATCCCCCACCATCAGTGTCTTGGCCGGATCAACACCCAAATTGGCTACTGCCGTGAGCACCGGCTCCGGATGCGGCTTCGGATGAGTCACATCATTCACCGTAACAATCGTCTCCATATATTTCAACAGATCGAACATTTCCAGTGACTTCAAAGTGTTAGGACGGATCTTCGTGGTCACAATCCCAAGCTTGATTCCTCGGCGCTGAAGCTCCTCCATCGTCTCATTCACATGGGGAAAAGCTTGGACCAGCTCATCATGATGCGCATTGTTGTACGAACGGTAGGACCGTTCCAGCACGCCTATATCCTTCGGCTCCAGGCCGGAGAATGCGCCTAGCTGCTGCTGAAGTGTAGTTCCCATCAGGGGGATGATCTGTTCCCGGGTCAGCGCCGGCAGGTTATTCTCCTTCAGCGCATGCATGAACGAATCGATGATTAGCTCGTTAGTATTCACAATCGTTCCATCCAGATCAAATAACACGCATTCTATCATTGATTGTATTACTCCTTTGTTTCCTTATCTTCAGAGGGATCTTCCACTGGCTGAACAGGCTGAGAAGGTTTCTGAGGCGTATTAGCTGCACTCTCTGGAACCACTGCATCCGCTGCTGCCGGTTTGGTGCTGATGATCGGGTCCAGGTAATGCGCCTTCGGCTGACCGCTTACCCGCCGTACAATAATCAGCGCAATAGCAGCCACAATAATGAGTAGCGCGAGCAGCTGAGAGATACGGATATTCCCGTAAGCCGGGTCAAGATAACCTTGCTCGAAGCCCATCCACTTCATTGGACTCCACAGCCCGTTAATGAAGGCTTCCAGTCCGCTGCTGCCGTTAAAGGCAAGGCTGTCCGTACGCAGAGCTTCAATGAAGAAGCGGCCGATGGAGTACCAGATGAAATAAGACATGAAGATTTCTCCGGCACGTACGAACTTCTGGCGGCGCAGCACCATGAGGAGCAGAATGCCCAGCAGACTCCAGAGTGATTCGTACAGGAAGGTCGGATGGTGAAAAGCATCCCCTATGTACATTTGATTAACGATAAAGTCCGGCAAATGCAGCTTATCCCGCAGGAACGATTCCTCTACCACGCCGCCATAGGCTTCCTGGTTGATGAAGTTCCCCCAACGGCCGATCATCTGGCCGGCAAGCAGTCCGGGAGCACAGATATCCACGATACGCCAGAACGGGTAGCCTTTATAGCGGAAATAAATAATCCCGCAGATAATCGCGCCGATCAGTGCGCCATAAATCGCAATACCGCCATTCCAAACCTTGAAGATATCGAGCAGGTTATCCTTATAGTCATCCCACTTGAAGGCTACGAAGTATAGCCGCGCCCCAATAATAGCCGATGGCAAGCCCAGCAGCAGCATATCCATGAAGAACTCCTGTGGAATGTTGAAGCGTTTGCCTTCTTGAATACATAGGAATAGCCCGGTAAGTGCACCAAGACCCAGAATCAGGCCATACCAGTGAACCGGCAGTGATCCAATCGAGAAGACAATCGGGTCAATCGCTAGTGAATAAAACATGCTCTCACACTCCTAATCGAGATCATCCATATCTTCTGAGATGGTGGCGGTAAGTTTATTCGTAAATTGAAGCGCGGCATTGAAGCCCATTTGCTTGAGCCGGTAATTCATCGCCGCCACCTCGATAATGACAGCGAGGTTACGTCCCGGACGGACAGGGATGGTAACCAGCGGCACATCGGTATCAATAATCCGTGTCGTCTCCTCATCCAGTCCCAGACGGTCATACTGCTTGTCCTGCTGCCAGGCTTCCAGTCTGACCACCAGGGTAATCCGCTTGTGATTACGGATAGCACCTGCCCCAAAGAGCGTCATAACATTAATAATCCCGACACCACGGATCTCCAGCAGGTGACGGATCAATTCCGGTGCGGTACCATGAAGCTGATTATCCGAAGTCTGGCGGATTTCCACCGCATCATCGGCAATCAGGCGATGACCGCGTTTAACCAGTTCCAGCGCGGTTTCACTTTTACCAATACCGCTGGTGCCTGTAATCAGCATCCCTACTCCATACACATCACAGAGAACACCGTGAATTGTTGCTGTCGGTGCGAGTCTACCCTCAAGGAAGCTGGTCAGTCTGCTGGAGAAAATGGTCGTCGCCATCGAGCTGCGCAGTACAGGAAGTCCCTTCTCGTTGCTGATGTCTACAAGCTCCTGAGGTACATCCAGCGCACGGGTAATGACGATACACGGGGTATTGTCGTTACAGAT
The sequence above is a segment of the Paenibacillus sp. FSL R7-0204 genome. Coding sequences within it:
- a CDS encoding acyltransferase codes for the protein MRKITRYPVEGHNSLWHIYRTVSPWKGVRNFIFIQIARYCPILPLKNWIYRRVLGMKIGKHTAFGLMAMVDVFFPEKISIGENTVIGYNTTILAHEYLIKEYRLGEVIIGENVMIGANTTILPGVTIGDGATVAAGSVVHKDVAAGSFVGGNPLRELRKQEES
- the ppaX gene encoding pyrophosphatase PpaX, with the translated sequence MIECVLFDLDGTIVNTNELIIDSFMHALKENNLPALTREQIIPLMGTTLQQQLGAFSGLEPKDIGVLERSYRSYNNAHHDELVQAFPHVNETMEELQRRGIKLGIVTTKIRPNTLKSLEMFDLLKYMETIVTVNDVTHPKPHPEPVLTAVANLGVDPAKTLMVGDSAVDIQSAKAAGVRVAGVAWSLKGEAVLRTYEPDYIIQEMKDLYSIVEQETMQP
- the lgt gene encoding prolipoprotein diacylglyceryl transferase, producing MFYSLAIDPIVFSIGSLPVHWYGLILGLGALTGLFLCIQEGKRFNIPQEFFMDMLLLGLPSAIIGARLYFVAFKWDDYKDNLLDIFKVWNGGIAIYGALIGAIICGIIYFRYKGYPFWRIVDICAPGLLAGQMIGRWGNFINQEAYGGVVEESFLRDKLHLPDFIVNQMYIGDAFHHPTFLYESLWSLLGILLLMVLRRQKFVRAGEIFMSYFIWYSIGRFFIEALRTDSLAFNGSSGLEAFINGLWSPMKWMGFEQGYLDPAYGNIRISQLLALLIIVAAIALIIVRRVSGQPKAHYLDPIISTKPAAADAVVPESAANTPQKPSQPVQPVEDPSEDKETKE
- the hprK gene encoding HPr(Ser) kinase/phosphatase; this encodes MAKKVKVSELVQHFQLEVVSGHEGLKRPITVDDLNRPGLEMAGYFEYYPEERVQLLGKTELAFFSMLSEEERKSRVRGICNDNTPCIVITRALDVPQELVDISNEKGLPVLRSSMATTIFSSRLTSFLEGRLAPTATIHGVLCDVYGVGMLITGTSGIGKSETALELVKRGHRLIADDAVEIRQTSDNQLHGTAPELIRHLLEIRGVGIINVMTLFGAGAIRNHKRITLVVRLEAWQQDKQYDRLGLDEETTRIIDTDVPLVTIPVRPGRNLAVIIEVAAMNYRLKQMGFNAALQFTNKLTATISEDMDDLD